A single region of the Tursiops truncatus isolate mTurTru1 chromosome 18, mTurTru1.mat.Y, whole genome shotgun sequence genome encodes:
- the TNFRSF19 gene encoding tumor necrosis factor receptor superfamily member 19 isoform X8 yields MECVPCGDPPPPYEPHCTSKVNLVRIPSTASSPRDTALAAVICSALATVLLALLILCVIYCKRQFMEKKPSWSLRAQDLQYNGSELSCFDRPRLSGPAPHACCQCHRDSAQTCGPVHLIPSPCCDGACSVGRETPACRVHSKAILQDRDTGPAGEAVPTFFGSLPRSVCGEFSDAWPLMQNPSCGDDISSCASYPELPGEDVHSLNPESASSASLDSNSSRGLVGGAVPVQAHPESFTETTDFSRLNNSVPEPALTQDALTARKQLAQERGDAHHLATQPPPQEAERTCFFLQ; encoded by the exons GTACCAGCAAGGTCAACCTGGTGAGGATCCCGTCCACGGCCTCCAGCCCACGGGACACGGCCCTGGCTGCCGTGATCTGCAGCGCCCTGGCCACCGTCCTGCTGGCCCTGCTCATCCTCTGCGTCATATACTGTAAGCGGCAGTTTATGGAGAAGAAACCCAGCT GGTCCCTGAGGGCACAGGACCTGCAGTACAACGGTTCTGAACTGTCCTGTTTCGACAGACCTCGGCTCAGCGGCCCTGCGCCCCACGCCTGTTGTCAGTGCCACCGGGACTCGGCCCAGACCTGCG GGCCCGTGCATCTCATCCCATCCCCGTGCTGTGACGGGGCCTGCAGCGTCGGCCGGGAGACTCCTGCTTGTAGGGTGCACTCCAAGGCCATTCTTCAGGACAG AGACACAGGTCCAGCGGGGGAAGCAGTGCCGACTTTCTTTGGGTCCCTTCCGAGGTCCGTCTGTGGCGAGTTTTCGGATGCCTGGCCGCTGATGCAAAATCCCAGCTGTGGTGACGACATCTCTTCTTGCGCTTCTTATCCTGAGCTCCCTGGAGAAGACGTTCACTCTCTCAATCCAGAGAGTGCAAGTTCAGCATCCTTGGACTCAAACAGTAGTCGGGGTCTGGTGGGCGGAGCAGTTCCAGTTCAAGCTCACCCTGAAAGCTTTACAGAAACTACTGATTTCTCGAGACTCAACAACTCAGTGCCAGAACCAGCGCTAACTCAGGACGCGCTCACTGCCAGAAAGCAGCTGGCtcaggagagaggagatgccCATCACCTGGCCACTCAGCCGCCACCCCAG GAGGCCGAAAGGACTTGCTTCTTTCTGCAGTGA